From Chryseobacterium joostei, the proteins below share one genomic window:
- a CDS encoding heme ABC transporter ATP-binding protein, whose amino-acid sequence MIKAHQINYLHRDFKILDSVNVSLEYGEFLAIVGPNGAGKSSLLSILANEVKEGKSNILFKEKPIADWEVKELSQHKSKFSQHNSNEIPLQVKDVVMMGRYPYFDAQPGKEDLEAMNNMMYETDIFHLKDRDYNTLSGGEKQRVHLSRVMAQLQNKIAHKLVFLDEPLNNLDIKHQYKALEIIKNFTQKANSAIVVLHDLNLAAQFADKILLMKSGKVAAYGSPEEVFTANIISKAYNFPCTICEHPITNNPMIIFG is encoded by the coding sequence ATGATAAAAGCACATCAGATCAATTATCTTCACAGGGATTTTAAAATTCTTGATAGTGTGAATGTCTCTTTAGAGTATGGAGAGTTTTTAGCAATTGTAGGACCCAATGGAGCAGGAAAGTCAAGTCTTTTAAGTATTTTGGCCAATGAAGTAAAGGAGGGAAAGTCCAATATTTTATTTAAAGAAAAACCTATTGCAGATTGGGAAGTAAAGGAATTATCTCAACATAAATCCAAGTTTTCTCAGCATAATTCCAATGAAATTCCCTTACAGGTAAAAGATGTTGTTATGATGGGAAGATATCCCTACTTTGATGCACAGCCCGGAAAGGAAGATCTGGAAGCCATGAATAATATGATGTATGAAACGGATATTTTTCATCTGAAAGACAGAGACTATAACACACTGTCGGGAGGAGAAAAACAACGTGTTCATCTGTCAAGAGTAATGGCACAGTTGCAGAACAAAATAGCCCACAAGCTGGTTTTTCTGGATGAACCTTTGAATAATCTGGATATAAAACATCAATATAAAGCACTGGAAATTATTAAGAATTTCACCCAAAAAGCCAATAGTGCTATTGTTGTTTTACATGACCTTAATCTTGCAGCACAATTTGCAGACAAGATCTTATTAATGAAATCAGGAAAGGTGGCCGCCTATGGAAGCCCGGAGGAAGTTTTTACCGCAAACATTATAAGCAAGGCCTATAACTTTCCCTGTACCATCTGTGAGCACCCCATTACCAATAACCCAATGATCATTTTTGGATAA
- a CDS encoding FecCD family ABC transporter permease, protein MKTQSKLYFYLSISAILLVILAIAALNIGVYDFNGVSPFTVLGQFIKGDPNLSLSDKYVIWDVRTSRIIMAILIGSMLAVSGTTLQGLFKNPLATGEAIGLTSGATLLAAFAIVLGGYFKQYLPEIIQFSLVGISAFLGALMAMMLVYRISTSAGKTNVVMMLLSGVAITSIGFSITGFLIYISKDEQLRDLSFWNMGSLAAATWTKNIVLTVVIIISYIVLLPKGKALNAMMLGERDAQHLGINVERLKKQIVIITSLMIGTCVAFSGTIGFIGLIVPYILRLLFKSNYVFILPLSAVLGSILLLIADTISRSIVAPSELPIGILTSLIGGPIFIAILIKFKKSL, encoded by the coding sequence TTGAAAACACAAAGTAAACTATACTTTTATCTCAGCATAAGTGCCATATTGTTGGTTATTCTGGCAATTGCGGCACTCAATATTGGCGTGTATGATTTCAATGGTGTATCACCGTTCACGGTTTTAGGCCAATTTATAAAAGGAGACCCTAATTTATCGTTAAGTGACAAATATGTGATCTGGGATGTGAGAACATCCAGGATTATTATGGCAATTTTGATAGGAAGTATGCTTGCCGTTTCCGGAACCACATTGCAAGGGTTATTTAAAAACCCATTGGCAACAGGTGAAGCGATAGGTTTAACATCAGGAGCAACACTCTTAGCCGCATTTGCAATTGTCTTGGGAGGCTATTTTAAACAATATCTGCCGGAGATTATACAGTTTTCACTGGTGGGTATTTCAGCTTTCCTGGGTGCCTTAATGGCAATGATGCTTGTATACAGGATTTCTACAAGTGCAGGAAAAACAAATGTAGTCATGATGCTGTTAAGCGGTGTAGCCATTACATCTATCGGATTTTCAATTACAGGATTTCTGATTTATATCTCAAAGGATGAACAGCTAAGAGACCTTTCATTCTGGAATATGGGAAGTCTGGCAGCCGCAACATGGACAAAAAACATTGTGTTAACAGTAGTTATCATTATTTCCTATATTGTCTTACTCCCAAAAGGAAAGGCATTGAATGCCATGATGCTGGGTGAAAGAGATGCACAACACTTAGGAATAAACGTGGAACGCCTGAAAAAGCAGATTGTAATTATCACTTCCTTAATGATAGGAACCTGTGTGGCATTTTCAGGAACCATTGGTTTTATAGGTCTTATTGTACCTTATATTTTAAGACTTTTATTTAAATCAAACTATGTTTTTATTTTGCCATTGTCTGCAGTTTTAGGAAGTATTTTACTTTTGATTGCAGATACCATCAGTAGAAGCATTGTGGCTCCGTCAGAACTGCCGATTGGTATTTTAACCTCTTTAATCGGAGGGCCTATTTTTATTGCTATTTTAATTAAATTTAAAAAATCACTCTAA
- a CDS encoding heme/hemin ABC transporter substrate-binding protein: MKKFILAASVLVAVYSCKKEEGAKKENTTETTSEAPKTNNKIVTLNGGITEIVSALGHEKEIVGTDVTSTYPESLKATAKDLGHVRSMTIEPIMAVSPTLILASDKDINPELLGKIKTSGIKTEVFKQEYTVEGTKKLIESVAKAIGNTDYQKLNDKIDADLKQVQPLTKKPKVLFIYARGNMLMVAGKNTPMASLINLAGAENAVTDFEDFKPLTPEAVVKANPDVLFFFETGLQGAGGNEGALKMPGVSQTNAGKNKKIIAMDGGLVSGFGPRLGEAAVGLNKLLIENTK, from the coding sequence ATGAAGAAATTTATCCTTGCAGCTTCTGTTCTTGTAGCAGTATATTCATGTAAAAAAGAAGAAGGTGCTAAAAAAGAAAATACAACAGAAACTACTTCTGAAGCTCCAAAAACAAATAATAAAATTGTAACCCTAAACGGTGGTATTACTGAAATCGTAAGCGCTTTGGGTCACGAAAAAGAAATCGTGGGAACTGACGTTACCAGTACTTATCCTGAAAGCTTAAAAGCTACAGCTAAAGATTTAGGCCACGTAAGATCAATGACCATTGAGCCGATTATGGCAGTAAGTCCTACCTTGATTCTTGCTTCTGACAAGGATATCAATCCTGAGCTATTAGGAAAGATCAAAACTTCAGGAATCAAAACTGAGGTTTTCAAGCAGGAATATACCGTTGAAGGAACTAAAAAGCTTATTGAAAGCGTAGCAAAAGCTATCGGAAACACAGACTATCAAAAATTAAATGATAAAATAGATGCAGATCTAAAGCAAGTACAGCCACTAACTAAAAAGCCAAAGGTATTGTTCATCTATGCCAGAGGTAATATGCTGATGGTTGCCGGTAAAAATACACCAATGGCATCATTAATCAACCTTGCTGGAGCAGAAAATGCAGTAACTGACTTTGAGGATTTCAAACCATTAACTCCGGAGGCAGTTGTAAAGGCTAACCCTGATGTATTGTTCTTCTTTGAAACAGGATTACAGGGAGCAGGAGGAAACGAAGGTGCACTTAAAATGCCGGGAGTTTCCCAAACCAACGCCGGAAAAAATAAAAAGATCATCGCAATGGATGGAGGATTAGTTTCAGGTTTTGGACCGAGACTAGGAGAAGCAGCAGTAGGATTAAACAAACTTTTAATTGAAAACACAAAGTAA
- a CDS encoding ChaN family lipoprotein, with protein sequence MKNILIAILLTGFCSLHAQNLKAYQFYDQKGKEVKTDKLVKELADYDVVFFGENHNSSINHWLQLKITEALYEKKNGQLILGAEMFERDNQPQLNQYLSGKFDAKTLKDSARLWNNYATDYKPLVDFAKNKKLNFIATNIPRRYASQTAKEGLESLNKLTEKEKTYIAQLPIKVTLDTPGYQEMKAMMGDHAEGTKVMNFISAQATKDATMAESILKNIQSGKTFIHYNGNYHSKEFGGTYWYIKQKNPNLKMAVISVFESEDPELKVPAKDYIPTEFNLVIPSDMTKTF encoded by the coding sequence ATGAAAAATATTCTCATAGCGATTTTGCTTACAGGTTTCTGTTCATTACATGCTCAGAATCTTAAGGCATATCAGTTTTATGATCAGAAAGGAAAAGAAGTAAAGACTGATAAATTAGTTAAGGAATTGGCTGATTATGACGTTGTTTTCTTTGGAGAAAATCATAACAGTTCCATCAATCACTGGCTTCAGCTTAAAATTACAGAAGCTCTGTATGAAAAGAAAAACGGACAGCTTATCTTAGGAGCAGAAATGTTTGAAAGAGATAATCAGCCTCAGCTGAACCAATATTTAAGTGGAAAATTTGATGCCAAGACATTGAAAGATTCTGCCCGTTTATGGAACAATTATGCCACAGACTATAAGCCTTTGGTAGATTTTGCCAAAAACAAAAAACTGAATTTTATAGCAACGAACATTCCAAGAAGATACGCTTCCCAAACAGCTAAAGAAGGTCTTGAATCCTTAAATAAGTTAACTGAAAAGGAAAAGACATACATTGCTCAATTACCGATTAAAGTAACATTGGATACTCCAGGTTACCAGGAAATGAAAGCCATGATGGGAGATCATGCCGAGGGAACAAAGGTGATGAACTTTATCTCTGCCCAGGCAACAAAAGATGCAACCATGGCAGAATCTATCCTGAAAAATATACAATCTGGAAAGACCTTTATCCATTATAACGGTAATTATCATAGTAAAGAATTTGGAGGAACTTATTGGTACATCAAGCAGAAAAACCCAAATCTAAAAATGGCTGTGATCTCCGTTTTTGAATCCGAAGATCCTGAATTAAAAGTCCCTGCAAAAGATTACATTCCCACAGAATTTAATCTGGTTATCCCAAGTGATATGACAAAGACTTTTTAA
- a CDS encoding hemin-degrading factor, with product MSTLVNDLKEKWDALKAENPHVRIRNAAAQLGVSEAELLVTSVGEEVTVLNPDFPGILTEAEQLGKVMALTRNDECVHERKGIYQNGDFSSPHAQLFVGEDIDLRIFLNHWKFAFAVVEGDKKSLQFFGKDGLALHKIYLTKNSDEAAFDAIVEKFKAEDQNQAFVVEAVAPKQAEKADTEIDVEGFKKAWTELKDTHDFFMMTRKYGVSRTQALRLAPEGFAKKIDNAKVVNILEDASEKNTPIMVFVGNRGIIQIHTGNVKKTLWHQQWFNVMDPDFNLHLDVTKIAEAWIVKKPTEDGEVTAIEVFNKEGDFIVQFFGKRKPGIPELQEWKDLVAALDN from the coding sequence ATGAGCACATTAGTTAATGATTTAAAGGAAAAATGGGACGCTCTGAAAGCAGAAAACCCTCATGTAAGAATAAGAAATGCTGCTGCTCAATTAGGAGTAAGCGAAGCTGAACTATTGGTGACCAGCGTAGGAGAAGAAGTAACAGTTTTGAATCCGGACTTTCCAGGAATTCTGACTGAAGCAGAGCAATTGGGAAAAGTAATGGCTCTTACCCGTAATGACGAATGTGTTCATGAAAGAAAAGGGATTTACCAGAACGGAGACTTCAGCAGCCCGCATGCACAACTTTTTGTAGGTGAAGATATTGATCTTAGAATTTTCCTTAACCATTGGAAGTTTGCTTTTGCAGTAGTAGAGGGAGATAAAAAAAGCCTTCAGTTCTTCGGAAAAGACGGTTTAGCTTTACACAAAATCTACCTTACAAAGAATAGTGATGAAGCAGCTTTTGATGCTATCGTAGAAAAATTTAAGGCAGAAGACCAGAATCAGGCATTTGTTGTAGAAGCAGTAGCTCCAAAACAGGCAGAAAAAGCAGACACTGAAATAGATGTTGAAGGATTCAAAAAAGCATGGACAGAATTAAAGGATACCCACGATTTCTTTATGATGACCAGAAAATATGGTGTAAGCAGAACTCAGGCATTAAGATTGGCTCCGGAAGGATTTGCTAAAAAAATAGATAACGCTAAAGTAGTTAATATCCTTGAAGATGCTTCTGAAAAAAATACCCCTATCATGGTTTTCGTTGGAAACAGAGGGATTATTCAGATCCACACAGGAAACGTAAAGAAAACACTTTGGCACCAGCAGTGGTTTAATGTTATGGATCCCGACTTCAACCTGCACTTGGATGTAACGAAGATTGCAGAAGCATGGATCGTTAAAAAACCAACTGAAGACGGAGAAGTTACGGCTATCGAAGTATTCAATAAGGAAGGAGATTTCATCGTTCAGTTCTTTGGAAAAAGAAAACCTGGAATCCCTGAACTTCAGGAATGGAAAGATTTAGTGGCAGCACTAGATAATTAA
- a CDS encoding class I SAM-dependent methyltransferase has translation MEKEELKILAQNLANPQGEKGIEIGEMMNATNIGMTLESIRTLLIEDNQHILEIGHGNAGHLKSLLSLAQDLKYTGVDISETMHNEAKKLNKEFQTQADFVLYEGKKLPFEDQTFDKIFTVNTVYFWENPVEFLNEIYRILKDNGTFVLTFGQRDFMEKLPFTAYDFTLYNNDEMEELVSQSHFKRMKTSEKEEEIKSKTGNETIQRIYTILTVKK, from the coding sequence ATGGAAAAAGAAGAACTCAAAATCCTCGCACAGAATCTTGCCAATCCTCAGGGAGAAAAAGGCATAGAAATCGGTGAAATGATGAATGCCACTAACATCGGTATGACGTTAGAAAGTATCAGAACACTTCTGATAGAAGATAATCAACATATTCTTGAAATAGGACATGGAAATGCCGGCCATCTGAAAAGTCTTTTAAGTCTGGCTCAGGATCTGAAATATACAGGAGTAGACATCTCCGAAACCATGCACAACGAAGCCAAAAAGTTGAATAAAGAATTTCAAACTCAGGCAGACTTTGTTTTGTATGAAGGAAAAAAACTTCCTTTTGAAGATCAGACCTTTGATAAAATATTTACAGTCAATACCGTCTATTTCTGGGAAAATCCTGTCGAGTTTTTAAATGAGATCTATAGGATTTTGAAAGACAACGGAACATTCGTACTTACATTCGGACAAAGAGACTTCATGGAAAAGCTACCGTTTACAGCCTATGATTTTACGCTGTACAACAATGATGAAATGGAAGAACTTGTTTCACAAAGCCATTTTAAAAGAATGAAAACTTCCGAAAAAGAAGAAGAGATAAAAAGTAAAACAGGAAACGAAACAATACAAAGAATCTATACAATTTTAACAGTAAAAAAATAA